AGTCTCGATTTAACCGTTTGATGTTTGAAAATGAGAGCATCTCTACATCACGGGCCTCCATTTTTAAGGCACATGAACTTATGCATTATATcgattttataacaaaaaaagaatCATTGCAACTGAAAACTGACTTTTGAGTAAGATGATCGGAATAGAACCCAGAGGGAGCCCAACTTATTTGGGATCATCATATGCCCTTCAGCTGGCGGAGTGTGTGGATGAAACCACAAGAAGATTTGCAGAAATGTCTCCTACTGAATAAATTAGTTTAAACCAGAAGATCCTGTACAAGTCAGAATGTTACAACAATCAAAGGAAAAACCCAGTCATTCTTTCTTCATCCAAATCTCTCCTTTTCTccatatattttatatgtaaagcTAGAGTACATTTTCATAAAGAATGGCAGTTCCCCCTCCTGAACTTCCTCCTGAAGGGTCTGCATGCCTCTATGCTGAGATCAACAGCTGCAGCCAGTGCCATGAAGATGGCAGCATCCTCCACACAAGTGATGTGCCGTATGGCCAGCTGAACCAGAGGCTTGCTGCTCTTCCCTTCCCCTTGTACTCTGCAGCTCATGACGAACCCCCCTACGGCTGGAGCCAGCGCTGCAAAGTCGCCGCTGCTTTGTGGGCTTGGGATTGGAGTTGTTGCTGCTGCACGGACTTGTCTGTCGGTGTCTATGAAGAACTCCCCGCCCTTTTCAGCATTGATGAAAATCTCAGACATGAGAAGCTCGCCTCCATCCTGGCCTTCAGAGAGAAGGTGAAAACGACAACAAATGGAGTCTCTGATGCCACGCTCACGCCATGCTTCAAGCTTTCCCCAGGGCTGCCAGCTCTCAGGCCTGCAAGCATCAGGGCGAACGATCAACCAAGCTCCTGGGTTGGACCTGGCAACCCAATCACAACCTGTTGATGGCACAAAGGGAGTGGTTATGAAGGCTGCTGCAACAGCCGAGCCAGAGAGGTCGTGTATCTTCACCTTCCAACCTTTCCTCTCCCTTCTCTCAGTCTCTTGCTCAGAACTGTCAGCAGAACCCGACCAATAGGCGCTCAATGGGTCGACCTGGGATACCCTGTCCATTCGTTATAACTGTCAAGAAACTAcataaacccaaaaaaataactCAAGGATACCAAACCCGGATAGTAATCTCAGAAGCAAAGAAGAGGACTTATCAGTGGTTCATTTGATTACTGAGAAAACCTGGCGGAGGGAGGGGAAGAACTGGGAGTTAAAAACTTTGAATCTTGAAACAGATTCCAACTGGAGCCAATGTTGTAGGACTCAAAGGtctcttttcctttctcatGAATTCTGAACAACCAAATAAAGCATAAAGGAAGACCActtgtttttagttttcaaaacctttttatCTACATACCAAAAAGTTCCAACCTGCTTTTACTAAGTTTAAGCATGCCCAATGTTGAATCGCAAAGCTGTTCAACTTGTGGACAGACTGTTGGCATCAGTGCTGCCAAAAGCTTATACATATTGACAAATCTTACTTGTCCAGCAACAATTTACAGAAATTATGGAAATAAGGCAAAGAATACAAGATTACCAAATATTCTCTGTTAATCTgaaaacatttttccttttaccCCCTTAATTTTTGTTAGTCCTGTATCTTTCAAGTCTCAACTGGAACTAACAGGGAATAAGAATAAGTAGTAcaaattcaaaagaatttaGGAGGCTAGTGAATGTAGAAGAAATCATATAATTTAGGAGGCTAGTGAATGTAGAAGAGATCGTATAATTTATATTACCTGTCTCGGCTAAACTTGCAACTGAAAATAGGCTGCTTGATGGTGCCTTGAAGCTGAACTATCTGAGGACTTGATGTGGCCACATCTTCAAACTGGAAAACATATCTTGGATCAGGGTCCAGTTTCACTCTCAAATGTAGTTCTGCTCCGGGTTTCCCACTCTCCTGCTTGTTCTTGCCAATTCCTATCCAACCATGGAAAAGAATCACTGGCTTCTTTTCACCCCATTCAGGACCCACCTCCAACTTAAATGTCCCAATCTGCTGCCTTTTGATGCCAACACCACAATGGGAACCCTTCCGCCCTGTGAAAACAACAATCTCCAAACATGCATGAGGGGCATAGAAACATCCTGGAGCCAACAATGCTTTCAGATCAGATTCTTCAAGATAAAAGCTTGACGCAATGCTATGAGAATCTGGAGTAGCTTCAGGAGATGATACTAAGGGGACTGATGATGTCTGTACTGGAAAACCTCGAAGACGGATCTCACATGAACATGGAGAGGGGACTGCAGGAATTCCAGATTTTGCAGCATTCAGAGCTGGTCCAGGAATTCTCAACCCCAATGAACCAATTGACAGCCTGATAAAAGCTTGTGGATCCATTGTCGTCACAAGCCTTCCCCCATTGATCAAAAGCTCAAGTCTTGAACAGCTCAAGAACTTTGTCTTATTTCTAGACTGACAGTAAGGTCAGCAATAACCTGAAGTATAAAATGGCAAGAATGTTAACATCAACATGTAAATAGATGTGGAACTTATTGATTCCATCTCTTTTGATAGCTCTTTCTCTGTGAGATAAAAAAGCCATCTGTCAAATCTTATCTAGATATGGGGACACCAGCACAAGTCatcataattttctttgaataaaaaGAGGTGGTTATTGATTATCTAGGAAAATCACAAAGGACCAGTCCAATCCCTGAATAATGGGACCATTATCATTTTTATGAGAAACTATTAACAACATTCCTGAAAATAGTTTGTCTCACACGAAATAGTTCTTAAACCAAGGTACAAATGGACATGATTGTCAAAATTTATGGCATAAAAAACAGCACTCCAAGCTAATTAATTTCCACAACAGAACAAGGAATTGCAAGAAATATTATCatcaatataaattataaacagCATGCAAGTAGACCCATGTCTGAGCCACATCCCATTTCTCCACTGGAAAGACAGCATACCCTGGTGATCATGCAGAGCAACAACAAATTCATAGATTTCATGACACATGATCCCACTTCAGCATATGTATaaacaagaaaggaaagaatATGCATTTGTTGCTGCTAGATTGGTATTTTTGTTTACCAAGGTCAATTATTTTCTAAGTATCCTGGTAAGTCTAAGAGAAAAGAATTTTATCGCTTTAACTCTAGGCAAGGAAGATCCCCAATCTTATCTAACATTTAGAGTTTAGACGGTTCTTTACCCCTAAAAACtctcaaatccaaaaatataaaCTTCATACCATGAATGATCAGAAAATCTAATTTGCCAAGGT
The sequence above is drawn from the Vitis riparia cultivar Riparia Gloire de Montpellier isolate 1030 chromosome 15, EGFV_Vit.rip_1.0, whole genome shotgun sequence genome and encodes:
- the LOC117932243 gene encoding uncharacterized protein LOC117932243, whose amino-acid sequence is MDPQAFIRLSIGSLGLRIPGPALNAAKSGIPAVPSPCSCEIRLRGFPVQTSSVPLVSSPEATPDSHSIASSFYLEESDLKALLAPGCFYAPHACLEIVVFTGRKGSHCGVGIKRQQIGTFKLEVGPEWGEKKPVILFHGWIGIGKNKQESGKPGAELHLRVKLDPDPRYVFQFEDVATSSPQIVQLQGTIKQPIFSCKFSRDRVSQVDPLSAYWSGSADSSEQETERRERKGWKVKIHDLSGSAVAAAFITTPFVPSTGCDWVARSNPGAWLIVRPDACRPESWQPWGKLEAWRERGIRDSICCRFHLLSEGQDGGELLMSEIFINAEKGGEFFIDTDRQVRAAATTPIPSPQSSGDFAALAPAVGGFVMSCRVQGEGKSSKPLVQLAIRHITCVEDAAIFMALAAAVDLSIEACRPFRRKFRRGNCHSL